Proteins encoded together in one Penicillium digitatum chromosome 1, complete sequence window:
- a CDS encoding NAD(P)-binding domain gives MHLILTGATGLVGSSVLDAMLKNAAVSKISILSRSPVRMAEDAKDPRVHVITHTDFESYKPELLEQLKDADGCVWALGTSQTNVTKEHYVKITKDYTLAAANAFSTIQPSDHPFRFIHVSGEGATQTPGRFSPIFARVKGETETLLGTLSELKPTFRVDSVRPAFVDSATHGAIKPYIPSAAVTGIVSNLGMALLAPGVRYLMKSMHSPTEHLGSFLTEMAMGRYEAKLQGPGTFRLGGGYIVENAGMRRILGL, from the exons ATGCATCTTATCCTCACAGGGGCAACAGGGCTAGTCGGGTCTTCAGTGCTCGACGCCATGCTCAAAAACGCAGCAGTGTCCAAGATCTCAATCCTGAGCCGAAGCCCAGTGCGAATGGCAGAGGATGCAAAAGACCCACGTGTTCACGTCATCACCCACACAGACTTTGAATCATACAAGCCAGAGCTACTCGAGCAACTGAAAGATGCGGATGGATGTGTTTGGGCCCTAGGGACAAGCCAAACCAATGTCACCAAGGA GCATTACGTCAAAATAACCAAGGATTATACCCTGGCGGCTGCCAATGCGTTTTCCACAATCCAACCCTCAGATCATCCCTTCCGATTTATCCATGTATCTGGGGAAGGGGCCACCCAGACTCCCGGGCGATTCTCACCGATCTTTGCGAGAGTAAAGGGCGAGACTGAAACCCTTCTCGGAACGCTGTCAGAGCTAAAGCCAACATTTCGGGTCGATAGCGTGAGGCCTGCATTCGTTGATTCGGCAACGCACGGTGCCATCAAACCGTATATTCCATCTGCAGCAGTGACTGGAATTGTCTCAAATCTTGGAATGGCTTTGCTTGCCCCAGGTGTAAGGTATCTCATGAAGTCAATGCATTCTCCAACGGAGCACCTTGGGTCATTCTTGACGGAAATGGCGATGGGACGCTATGAAGCAAAATTGCAGGGCCCCGGGACATTCAGACTGGGAGGAGGTTACATCGTTGAGAACGCTGGTATGCGGAGAATTTTGGGGCTGTGA
- a CDS encoding Glycoside hydrolase-type carbohydrate-binding — protein MFFKSLAIASIGFLAKQASAAFGITTSSDSYVIDAGSANDLVFTVSRTNCDITSINHFGSELQYKSTGSHIGSGLGSATVSATESGDYIKVTCETSTLTHYYVVHKGDSIIHMATYTIAEPSIGELRYIARLNADLLPNEEPFGDVSNIGGGTVIEGADVFLVNGETRSKFYSSQRFIDDKIHCVSGSAHRVCMILNQYETSSGGPFHRDINTNNVGSYTGLYWYMNSGHVQTESYRQGLHGPYSMTFSLNGTPSSTLDTSFFADLDIKGYVATSARGYVNGTASGADSTFKWVIHWKNDVAQYWTYTSSSGVFTSPAMKPGTYTMIYYQGEYVVATSSVTVTAGSTTSKSISGSVKTGTTVFKIGDWDGTPNGFRNAAYQLRMHPSDTRMSSWSPGTYTVGTSLVSDFPMALFKSANSPMIIKFTASSSQTGASTLRIGTTLSFASGRPQVNVNSYSGPIPSAPTNLKSRGVTRGAYRGFGEVYDISIPAGTIVAGSNTITISVASGSSGDTYLSPNFIFDCVELFQ, from the exons ATGTTTTTCAAGTCCTTGGCCATTGCATCGATAGGTTTTTTGGCCAAGCAGGCATCTGCGGCCTTTGGAATCACTACTAGCTCTGACTCCTATGTAATCGATGCTGGCTCAGCAAACGACCTTGTTTTTACTGTCAGCCGGACAAATTGTGACATAACATCTATCAACCACTTCGGATCCGAGCTTCAATACAAGTCAACTGGTTCTCATATCGGATCAGGTCTTGGTAGCGCAACTGTTTCGGCGACCGAGAGTG GCGACTACATCAAGGTGACCTGCGAAACGTCCACCTTGACACATTACTATGTTGTCCACAAGGGAGATTCCATTATCCACATGGCAACTTACACAATTGCAG agCCCAGTATTGGAGAACTTCGATACATCGCCCGCCTTAATGCCGACCTGCTTCCCAACGAAGAGCCATTTGGCGATGTGTCCAACATTGGAGGTGGTACTGTTATTGAGGGAGCGGATGTG TTCTTGGTTAACGGAGAAACACGAAGCAAGTTCTACTCTAGCCAACGGTTTATTGATGACAAAATCCACT GTGTTTCTGGAAGTGCACACCGCGTGTGCATGATCTTGAACCAATACGAAACATCTTCTGGTGGACCGTTCCATCG AGATATAAACACCAACAATGTCGGCTCTTACACTGGCCTATACTGGTATATG AACTCCGGACATGTTCAGACTGAGAGCTACCGCCAGGGCCTGCATGGCCCGTACTCGATGACCTTCAGCCTGAACGGAACCCCCAGTTCCACCCTTGACACATCGTTCTTTGCCGATCTCGATATCAAAGGATACGTCGCCACATCTGCTCGAGGCTATGTTAACGGTACTGCATCTGGGGCTGACTCGACTTTCAAATGGGTGATTCACTG GAAAAACGACGTCGCACAGTACTGGACCTACACTTCGTCTTCCGGAGTTTTCACCTCCCCTGCCATGAAGCCCGGCACCTACACTATGATCTACTATCAGGGCGAATATGTCGTTGCTACCTCTTCTGTGACTGTTACTGCCGGATCAACCACGTCGAAGAGCATATCCGGGTCTGTGAAAACCGGAACAACAGTCTTCAAGATTGGAGACTGGGATGGAAC ACCAAACGGCTTCCGAAATGCAGCCTACCAGCTCCGCATGCATCCCTCCGACACCCGCATGTCTTCTTGGTCCCCGGGCACCTATACAGTCGGCACCTCTCTAGTTTCTGATTTCCCCATGGCTCTCTTCAAATCGGCGAATTCACCTATGATAATCAAGTTCACAGCATCCTCTTCGCAAACCGGAGCTTCAACTCTGAGAATTGGCACAACACTTTCATTTGCTTCTGGGCGGCCTCAGGTTAAC GTCAACAGCTATTCTGGTCCCATTCCTTCTGCTCCAACTAACCTCAAGTCCCGTGGCGTGACTCGCGGCGCGTATAGAGGATTTGGCGAGGTTTACGACATCTCGATCCCGGCAGGAACTATCGTCGCTGGGTCTAACACT ATCACCATCAGCGTTGCTTCTGGTAGCTCTGGAGATACTTACTTGAGTCCAAACTTT ATCTTTGATTGCGTAGAGCTCTTCCAGTAA